The following are encoded together in the Streptomyces sp. NBC_01465 genome:
- a CDS encoding PD-(D/E)XK motif protein: MTENPLRRAIEDRWAELESRPVTGERKFRVAELSIATVNGSVATAIDQLGHRHILVPIKSNQQLRNGLNGPVLQVRRRPLEDADTYRVYADLGCLKPEFNELFTRLCTDILVETEQVPENPLKALYKVIDRWKALFRSVGAPLGPEQVAGLFGELSVLSRLLELDPSAHRLWQGPKGHRHDFAGAAGALEVKVSTVDEGRRPRIHGLDQLEEPTNGPLELVWMRLRRTQENGTGLVELVEHVLNLSDDESAVLALLAEVGYRPADAALNGTVRFETAEERWYRVDASFPKLTEQQLAQAGVPLDAMNVDYTIDLSGEQPAPMAEEERLLSLQELLREGS, from the coding sequence ATGACCGAGAACCCTCTCCGCCGGGCCATCGAAGACAGGTGGGCCGAACTGGAGAGCCGACCGGTCACCGGGGAGCGGAAGTTCCGCGTGGCAGAGCTGTCGATCGCTACGGTCAACGGGTCTGTGGCCACCGCCATCGACCAGCTCGGTCATCGTCACATCCTGGTCCCGATCAAGAGCAACCAGCAGTTGCGAAACGGCCTGAACGGTCCTGTTCTCCAGGTGCGCAGGCGCCCGCTGGAGGACGCCGACACCTACCGGGTGTACGCGGACCTCGGCTGTCTGAAGCCCGAGTTCAACGAGTTGTTCACCCGACTGTGCACGGACATCCTGGTCGAAACGGAGCAGGTGCCCGAGAACCCTCTCAAGGCGCTGTACAAGGTGATCGACCGGTGGAAGGCGCTGTTCCGCTCCGTGGGCGCACCCCTGGGCCCGGAGCAGGTCGCAGGGCTCTTCGGCGAGCTGAGCGTCCTGAGTCGCCTGTTGGAACTGGATCCCAGCGCCCACCGGCTTTGGCAGGGCCCCAAGGGACACCGCCACGATTTCGCCGGAGCCGCCGGGGCCCTCGAGGTCAAGGTCTCGACAGTGGACGAGGGGCGACGTCCCCGCATCCACGGCCTCGACCAACTGGAGGAGCCGACCAACGGTCCTCTGGAACTGGTCTGGATGCGTCTGCGCCGTACCCAGGAGAACGGCACCGGTCTGGTCGAACTGGTCGAACACGTACTGAACCTCTCGGACGACGAGAGCGCGGTACTGGCACTGCTCGCCGAGGTCGGCTACCGCCCTGCCGATGCCGCGCTGAACGGCACGGTCCGCTTCGAGACCGCCGAGGAACGTTGGTACCGGGTGGACGCCTCCTTCCCGAAGCTGACCGAGCAGCAGCTGGCCCAGGCAGGTGTTCCCCTCGACGCCATGAACGTCGACTACACCATCGACTTGTCCGGGGAACAGCCCGCTCCCATGGCGGAGGAGGAGAGGCTCCTGAGCCTTCAGGAGCTGCTGCGGGAGGGTTCGTGA